The DNA window TCCAGCTCGCCCGTGGCCTGGCACACGATCCGGCAGGTGCCGCATTCCATGCAACCGTCGGCCGCGACCTCGACCTGGCCCTGCTCGTTGATCGAATAGCAGCCGGCCGGGCAGATCTTCGTCAGCGCCTTCAGCTCTTCGCTGTCGCCGCCGGGCTGGTGGTTGATCCTCACATGGGGGCGGCCCTCGTCCACCTGGTAGCGGTTCTGGTAAAGCCGCTCTTCCATGCGGGGGGATTTGGTGCCGTTCATCTTGTCCGTCATCTCCAGGCCCTCGCCACTTTGAGCATGTCAAAGGCAACATTCAGCCAGTTGCCGCGGGATGTCTTGAGACCCTTGAGGATCTCGGCTTCCTTGGCCCGCTTGTCGCGCCCGTCGACCCGCAGGAAGGCGTTCATCGACCGGTTGAGGATCGCGGGGTAGGTGGTGAAGAGCTGCCGGTTCTTCTCGAGCAGCCCGGGGATCTTGCGGTATTTCTTCAGGTCCTTGATCACGAAGCTCTGCTCGAGCGCGTCGCGGTAGAGCTTTAGGTTCTCCTCGCTGGCGGGCAACCCCCGGGCCTTGAGCGCAGCGAGGCTTTCGCCCGCAAGACGACCCGAGGTCATGGCGAGGTTCGAGCCCTCGCGGTGGACCGCGTTCAGGAACTGGCCCGCATCGCCCACGATCAGCCAGCCATCGCCGGTCAGACGCGGGATCGCGTCATAGCCGCCCTCGGGGATCAGGTGGGCGACATATTCCTTCATCTCGGCCCCCTTCAGCAGCGGCCTGACCGAGGGATGGCTCTTGAACCGGTCGAGCAGCTCGTAGGGCGGGATCTTCTCGCGGGCGAAATCGGCGACCAGACAGCCGACGCCGATCGAGATCGATTCCTTGTTGGTGTAAAGGAAGCCGGTGCCGACCATGCCCGACGAGACCGAGCCCAGCACCTCGATCACCACGCCCTCGTCCTCGTCGGCGAGGTTGAAGCGTTCGCGGATGGTCTCCTCGGGCAGGAAATGGGTTTCCTTGACCGCCAGCGCCACATGCTGGGGCTTCAGCTCGGGGCGCAGGCCCGAGCGCTGGCCGACAAGCCCGTTCACGCCCTCGCCCAGCACCACCACATCAGCATAGACCGGGCCGCCCTCGCGGTCGGTCAGCACGCCGATCACCTTGCCGGCCTCGTTCTTCACCAGCTCGGTCACCGTGGTCTCGGTGATCAGCGTCACGCCCGCATCGCGCACCTGCTTGGAAAACCACTTGTCGAACTGTGCGCGCAGGATGGTGTAGCGGTTCGGCTTTTCCTCGTTGAAGGTGTCCGAGCGGTGATGGGTGCCGGTATGGGAGTTCTCCGACAGCATCCAGAACCGCTGTTCCACCACATGGCGTTCCAAGGGCGCCGTCTCGCGGAAATCGGGGATGATGCGTTCCAGCGCGTCGGCATAGAGGATCGCGCCCTGCACGTTCTTCGAGCCGGGATATTCGCCCCGGTCGATCTGCAGCACGTTCATTCCCGCCTTGCCCATGGTGTAGGCGGCCGCGTTGCCGGACGGACCGGCCCCGACGACGATGGCATCGAAATGTTCAGCAGGCATCGGTCAGTCCTCTCAGCTGGCCATCGCACGCGCCGAGAGCCGGCGGGCGAAGGCATCGGTGAGCGCCGGCAACACGCTCAGCGCGTCGGCCACAACGCCCAGATGGGCGAAATCGAAGATCTTGGCCTCGGGATCGGTGTTGATCGCGATGATCAGATCCGCCCCCTCGACGCCCACCCGGTGCTGGATCGCGCCCGAGATCCCGGCGGCGATGTAAAGCTTGGGCCGGATGGTGTTGCCGGTCTGGCCGATCTGGCGTTCGGCAGGCGCCCAGCCCTTCTGCACCAGCGGCCGCGAGACGCCCCATTCGGCGCCCAGCACCTCGGCCAGCCGCTGCACCAGCGCCAGGTTCTGCGGCTGTTGCAGCCCCATGCCCCCGGCGACCACGATATCGGCATAGGCGAGGTTGGCCTTCTCGACCTGCGAGTCCGAGACGAATTCGAGCACCTTGGTGACGATGTCGTCCTCCTTCATCCGGAGCGAGTGCCAGACCATCCGCCCCGAGCGCGAGGTATCGGGTTCGGGCATCGCCATCACCCGCGGCCGCACCGTCGCCATCTGCGGGCGGTGGTTCAGCGTGTGGATGGTGCACAGGAGCGTGCCGCCGAAGGTCGGCCGGGTTGCGGCCAGCGACTTGTCATCGGCGATCTTCAGCTCGGTCGCGTCCGCCGTCAGACCGGTCTGCAGCGTGGTCGCGACCGAGCCCGCCAGATCGCGGCCAAGGGGCGTCGCGCCCAGCAGAAGGATCTCGGGCTGGTACTTGTTGACCAGATCCGTCATCGCGAGGGTGAAGGGCTCGTTGCGGTAATCGGCGAGCAGCGGGTCCTCGCAGATGTAGCAGACATCGGCGCCGTGGTGATAGGCCTGCCGGATCGCCTGCTTGGTGCCCTCGTCGCGCGCGCCCAGAACAACGCCGCATAGATCGACGCCCAGATCGTCCGCGAGCTTGCGGCCCTCGCCCATCAGCTCCCATGAGACCGGGTGGACCTTGCCGCGCTCGATCTCGACGAAGACCCAGACGTGTTTGTAATCCTTGTATTTCTCGGCCAGCTGCATCTGCATCGCAGCGCGGCTGCCGGCAGGGGTTTGCGGCGCTTGTGCCATCACGCTGTCTCCTTATGCAGGGGTCTTGGCGGAAAGCTCCGCCTCGAGTTTCGGGCTTTTCGCGAACAGGACGTCGAGGATCGCATCGCCGATCTGGGCGGGCGCCTTGCCTTCGACGGCGACCATCTCGGCCTTCTCGGCGCGGGGCTGGGGCGCGAAGACGCGCCGGACCACCGTGGGCGAGCCGCGAAGCCCGCATTTCATCGGGTCCTCGATGCCGGCATCCTCGGCCGACCAGACCGTCAGCGGCGCGCGGGCGGCGCGCAGCATGTCCTGCAGGCTGCCCCGGCGCAGCTGGTTGGTGTCCTCGAGCATGGTGATCAGGCAGGGCAACTTCGACTGCAGCACCTGCACCCCGCCCTCGGAGCGGCGACGGACCGTGATCGTGGCCGCCTCGGTTTCCAGCGAGTCGATGGCCGAGACATAGGTCAGCTGGTTCAGCCCCATCCGCCGGGCGATGCCGGGGCCGACCTGCGCGGTGTCGCCATCGATGGTCTGCTTGCCGGTGAAGACGATGTCGATCGGCCCGTCCTCGGCCAGCTTGTCCAGCGCCGAGCTCAGCGCGAAGGACGTGGCCAGCGTGTCCGAGCCGGCAAAGCGGCGGTCGGTGATCAGCACCGCCTTGTCGGCGCCCAGCCCCAGCGCGCGGCGCAGCGCGTCCTCGGCCATGGGCGGGCCCATGGTCAGGACGGTGACCGTGCCGCCGTAATCGTCCCGAAGCCGCATCGCCTCTTCGAGCGCGAAGAGGTCATAGGGGTTGATGATCGTCGGCACGCCCTGGCGCATGATGGTGTTGGTCACCGGATGGACCCGGATCTGGGCCGAGTCCGGCACCTGCTTGATGCAGACGACGATCTTGAGCCCCTTCCTGGCCTCGACGGGCTGTTCGGGCGCGTCGATGGCCTCGGCGGCGGGGAAGTCGGGTTCGGTGAGTTTCTCGCTCATTTGACAGACAGCCGGAGCCCCTCCATCGGCACGACATTGCCGCGCGGTTGCGTGTAGATCTTCAGCGCCTTCTGGGCGCGCGGGGTGGAATTCTCGAAATCGGCATGGGCCTTTCGCAGCGCTTGCCGGGCGGCGGCGCGCACGGCCGCGTCATCGAGCTGGCTCAGATCGGTTTCGGCCAGGTACTGGCCCATCCGTTTCATCACATGCAGACGCGCCCGGTTGAGCACCGCCGGATCGAAGGGCAGGTCCAGAAAGGCGAAGAGATCTTCGGCCGAGGACAGGGCATAGAGCTGGTCGAGCATGCTCGGCCGGGACGCGGGGCGTGTCATGTCAGGCTCCGTTCTTGGGGTTCGGTCGGTCCGGGATGGCGCGCAAGCGCCTCGGCCCGGGCGGTGAGAAGGATCAGATCGGCCGCGGTCGCGGCGCGTTTCTCGCGGTCGGCCCAGTCGCGCAGAAGCGGCAGCACCGCGCGGGCCGAGGCCTCGTCCGAGGGCAGCCCCGCGGCGGACAGCGCCCGGGTCACGGCCGCGAGCCCCGAATGCTTGCCCAGCACGATCTCGCGGCTGCGGCCGAAGCGGGCCGGGCTGAGTGCCTGGGCCTCGTAGGTACCGGGATCTTTCAGCAGCCCGTCGACATGGATGCCGCTTTCATGGCTGAAGACATTGGCCCCGACGATGGGCCGGGTCGGCGAGAGCGGCCGGTTCGAGGCCCGGGCGACGGTCTGCGACAGGGCGCAAAGCCGGTCGAGCGCGACCCCGGTCGGCCTTCCCTGCACGGCCAGGGCCGCCACGACCTGTTCCAGCGCGGCATTGCCCGCCCGTTCGCCCAGCCCGTTGACGGTGACCGACAGATGGGTCGCGCCGCCGCAATGGGCCGCGAGCGTGTTGGCGGTGGCGAGCCCCAGATCGTCATGGGCGTGAAATTCCAGCGGCAACGGCCCCGGCGCCAGGATCGAGATCAGCGTATGGGCCGCGAACGGGTCCATCAGCCCCAGCGTGTCAGCCAGCCGCAACCGGATCGCGCCCGCCTCGGCCGCGACCTCGGCCAGCTGGGCAAGAAAGCCGATATCGGCGCGCGAGGCATCCTCGGCGCCCACCGAGACCTCAAATCCCGCCCGCGCGGCCAACCGGACCAGCCGCGAGACCTCTTTCAGCGCCCAGTCGCGGTCGCGCCCGAGCTTGCCCGCCAGCTGGCGGTCCGAGGCAGGTACGGTCAGGTGGAGGCGCGACAGCGCGGTCATCGCCGCCAGCTCCAGATCGCTGTCGCGCAACCGGCACCAGGCAACGCCTCGGGCGCGGGTCAGATGCGCGCCCGCCTCGCGGATCGCCGCGACCTCGGCCATGCCCATGGCGGGCACGCCAAGCTCGATCTCGGCCACACCCGCCTGGTCTAGCGCGACCGCGATCCCGATCTTCTCGGCGGCCGAGAAGGCCACGCCAGCGGCCTGCTCACCATCCCGAAGCGTGGTGTCGCAGATCTGCGCCGGAGGCGGGGCAGGGGTGAAGTTCTCGAAGACATAGGGAGCAGTCATGGCGGCGGTCCTCAGCGGCTGGGGGCGGGAACGACGAAGACCGGCCGGCCGAGTTCCTCGGCCAGGCGTTTCTGCAGCCCGCCAAGGGTCAGCCCGGCCAGCTGGCAGCCCGAGCAACTGCCCTTCAGATGCACACGGACGCGGGGGCCCAGAATGTCGAGGAAGGCGACATCGCCGCCATCGGCCCGGAAGCGGGGCCGCATCTCGTCCAGCACCGCCTCGACGCGCGCGCGTTCCTCATCGGCTGACAGGCGCGGGGCGCCGGTCGTCGTGGGCCGGGCGGGCCTGATCGGGGCAAGGCCCAGCGGCCGGGCGACGCGGATGCCTTGCGCGGCCCGGAAGGCCGGGGGCTGGGCGTAATCCTTCAGCGCGGCGACAAGGCCCTCGGCTGCGACCACTGCGGCCGAGCGGTCCTCGGCGGGCAGCCCGCCCAAAGCGGCTTCGATGGCATCGGCGTCGAGCCCGCGGGCCTCGGCGAGGGGCTTGCCGATCACGAGCTCGGTCAGTGCCGAGCCCGCGGCGATTTCGGGCCCGCCGCCGGTCGACTGGAACATCGCGGCGGCGATACGCCCGGCCTCGATCTTCAGGGTCAGCCGGAAGGCATTGCCGCTACGGACGGCACCGGCCTCGCCCAGCGCATTGGCCGCCTCGAGCGTGCCGCGGTTGCGCGGGTTCAGGAAATGGTCGGTGAGGATTTCGGAATAGTCCAGCATCTCTCTCTCCCGGGGTGTCAGCAGAAGGACTTGCCGCAACCGCAGCCGCCCTTGGCATTGGGGTTGTCGAAGACGAAGCCCGAGCCCTCGAGACCGGTGACGAAATCGATGGTGGTGCCGAGCAGATAGCCCTGGCTCTCGGGATCGATCAGCACCGTGACCCCGCCCTCGGTCTCGACCACCGCATCGGTCGCTTCGCGGGTCAGCTCGAGCGCCATGGCATATTGCAGCCCGGCGCAGCCGCCCGATTGCACCATCAGGCGCAGCCCCGCGATAGGCTGGCCCGCGCCCTGGATCGCGCTGGCCATGGCGTCTCTGGCGGCTTCGGTGATCTGGATCATGGCTGTCTCCTGTCGGTCTCGGTCCCTGACAGGAGTGAAGCAAGGAGCGTGCCAGGAGCCGTTCACGTTGGTTTCAGGGAGAATTGCGCTCCGGCTCCGACCGGTGTTGGCTTTGTCGGTGCGCTCTTTGGCGGATTTGCGACATGCCGATCGCGGCCGATTGTCAGAAACAGGAGGGCTCCCGCACCCGGCCTGCGCGGGGCATGCGCCCCGCTTGTCCGGCCTTGGGCCGGGCCGCGCCCCTGCGGGCCGCGGCCGCTTCGCGGAGGGTATTTGCGCCAAGAAGAAGAACCGCGTTCCCTGTTTCTTCCTGGCGGAAATACCCCGGGGGTCCGGGGGCAAAGCCCCCGGTGCCGAACAGGTGTCGAGCCGGCCCCGGGAGGCGCGACTCGCCGCGCCGGTCGGAGTGAAGCTGCGCCGATTTCGTCAGGCGGGGGCGTGGGTCTGGCAACCCGAGGGGCAGACCCGGGCGCAGGCGCCGCAGCCGATGCAGTCGTCGCCATCGGCGATGACCATGATCCTGCGTTCGATCTCGTCCTCGACCTCCTCGTCGTCGAGATCGACAATCTCATCCTCGTCGGTGACGCCCTTCAGGGTCAGCACGTTGCGGGCGCAGACCTTGAAGCAGCGGCCGCAGCCGATGCATTTGCCCTGATCAATGCTCATCAGGAATTCGGGGATGTATTCGGTGCCTCCGCGGGTCGTGGCTGTGATCGTCATGGCTGGGATCTCCTTTGCGGCTTTCGGGGCCGCTTTTGTGTGCCTGGCATGCCTTTTTGCGGCCGTCGGCGTCAGCTCGGGGCCGGTTTCGGGACGGAGGCCCGTTCTGATCCTCCGGGCCCATCGGGGGGCTCATGTCCTGCCTCCTAGGGGGATGTCATCCTCGGGGGAACCGGCGGGACCGGTCAGGCCCGGGCCGCCTCGGGGAAGCGCGCGACCATGTCGGCTGCGTCCCGGGTCAGCGCTTCGCCGGTCTCGGCCAGCTTCGTGAAGGTCTCGAAGCCGAAGCGGTGGATGTCGCGCACATGTCTGGACAGCACCACCAGCCGCCCGGATATCAGGACGATCCGGCCGAATCCCTCATGGGTGATCTTCGACATCTGCGCCGCCTGGGCGCCGGTCCGACGTTCCAGCAAGAGCGCGACCGCGTCGTAGAACCGCTCGACCCGCCAGAGCAGGTCCGGATCGGGGTCGCAGATGATCGGGATCTCGCGGCGCTCTTCCCGGGTCACGATGAAATCGGCCAGGATCTCGGCATCGGGCTTGCCATCCCAGCTGCCATGGATGTCCTCGGCGCGGATCACCGCGATCAGCTGGCTCAGGTAGTCGCTGACCGGCAGCGCGCCGCCGCGGGCCAGGGTGTCGGCCTCGGTGCTCATTCGCTGTACTCCCCGGTGTAATCAGAGGCGAAATCGGTCTGCGGACGGCCCAGCACCTTGCGCAGGAAGGGTGGGGGCGAGCCTTTCAGCATGGTCTGGGTCCTGGCGATGACCTCGGCGATGGGCTCGGGGTCCTTGCGCTTGATCGGATGGATGTCGGCGCGCACCACCTTGGCGGCCGAGGGCCCGCCGATCGCCAGCACGAACAGAAGCGCGCAGCCGCTCAGCGCCTCGACCTTGGGGGTGATCCGGTCGTCGAGACTGTCATGGCCGCCCTTCTGGTCGGTCACGGTGTCGAACTCCAGCACCTCGACGAGACGCGACGACGCGGTCGTCACCTCGTAGATGGCGAATTTCGCGGCCGCGCCGAAATGCGCGTCGAGATGTTCGAGGTCATTGGTCGCAATGGCGATTTTCAGCGGGATCTCGCTGTCTGTCATGGCTGTCTCCGGCTCAATGAGGCGCAGTCTGCGGGCGGTCATGCTCGAACTCCGGCTCGATGGGGGCGGCGCCGAAATCCTCGGGGCGGGCCGCGTCATGCGGATGGGAAAGCACCGCATTGGCGATCTCGAAGAGGAAGGCGCGGGTGCCGCGATAGCCGACCCGGCAGATATCCTGCGCGCCGAGCCGGTCATTGATGGGAAAGCCTGCCCGCACCAGCGGCAGGCCCAGTGCCTGGGCCGCGTGGCGGCCATGGGCATGACTGATCAGAAGGCGCGCGCAACCCTTGCGGGCGCCGGCCTCGAGATCGCCGAGATCGCCCAGCACGGCCTCTTCGGCCGGGATCAGCTCGACGATGGGATTGGCGCCCGAGCTGGTGATGACGGCAACCGCCTCGGCGCCCAGGCCCGCCAGTGCCGAGCTCAGCGCATAGGCGAGGTCGGGATCGGCGGCGATGGCATAGCGCAGCCCGCCGATCTGGAAATGCGCGTCCAGCATGGCGTCCTGCAATCTGGCGCGGTCGCGCCGGATCGCCTCGGGCGCATCGGCGGTGCCGGCCAGCGCCATCAGCGCCTGCACGAAGCCGTCGACGGCGCGCAGCCCGGTCAGCGCGGGGAAGACCTGTACCGGCATCCCGCCGCGCGCGCCCAGAAGCCGCGCCGCCCCTTGCATGCTTTCGCCGATGGCGAAGGTCGCGGCCGAGCGCGCCATCGCCGGGATCGCGTCGAGCCGGGTGCCGCCCAGCGAGCGCCCCGACCAGTCCTCGGCCAGATGGCCGTCAAGCGCGGTCGAGAGATCGGGCAGGAAGATCGGGGTCAGCCCGAAGGCGCGGATCAGGTGGTCGATCTCCTCGATCTCGGCCGGGGTGACGTTGGCCGAGGGCAGGACGTTGACCTGGCGCTGTGTCGGTTCGGGGCGCGCGGCGGGATCGGCTTCGGGCACCAGCGCGTCGACGATGGCGGTGACGGCGGCGGCCCAGCCATCCTCCAGCGCGCCCTCGAAATCGGGGGTCGAGGCATAGACGACCTTCAGATCGCCGAAATCCCTGCGCCGGGCCAGGATCTCGCGCAGCTCGCCCGGCACGTCCTCGCCGCGGGTCTCGGTCAGCGCGGTCGAGGCGATGCCGATGAAGCGGGGATGGGCGCGCTTGCGGATATTGGCGATGGCCTCCTCGATCTGCTCGGCGCCGCCAAGGATGGTCGAGACCTCGTTCATCGCCGTGGTCTGGAGCGGGATCGCCTCCTTGAAGTGGCGCACCATGTGGACCATGGCGAAGGCCGTGCAGCCCTGCGCGCCATGGAACAGCGGAACCGCGCCCTCGATGCCCAGATAGGCCATCGCGGCGCCCAGCGGGGCGCTCGATTTCAGCGGGTTGGTCGACAATGCGCGGCGGGGGCGGGTGAGGCGGGCCATGTCAGCAGTCCTCGAAATCCTTGGGGTCATTGACGGGACCCGGGGCCGGGTCCTGCGAGGTGGCAGCGAGGCGCAGCCCTGTCGCTGGGCGCGCCGCCTCCCAGGGGGCGGGGCGGCGGACCTCTTCCCAGACGGGATTGTTGACCGAGCGGTCGATGGCGCGGACCAGATCCACCATGCCCATGTATCCGGCATAGGGTTCGTGCTTTTCCTGGTTCACGTCGATCCAGGGGGTGCGCGCCTTCAGGGCCACGAACTGGCTGCGCGCGCCCGACATCAGGATGTCGGCCTTGGCGGCCTTGAGCGTTGCGTACATGTCCTTCGGCGCCATGTTCTCGTACATGTGGGTTTCGTCGCCCATGATCTGGACGACGCGCGCCTTGTCAGCCTCGGTGGCCTTGCGCACCGAGGTGCCGACGACCTCGATCCCGAGCTCCTGCAGCGCCGAGACCACCGACCAGCTTTTATGCCCGCCGGTGTAAAGCAGCACCCGCCGGCCTTCGACCCGCGGCCGGTAAGGGGCAAGCGCGGCCCGGGCGCCGGCCTCCTCCTCGGCGATCAGCGCCTCGCAGCGGTCGATCAGATCGGCGGGCGCGCCGCGCTCGACCAGCATCCGGCACATGGTCCGGAGCGCCTGGGACGTGTCGGAAATGCCGTAGAAGGACCCCTCGAAGAAGGGGATGCCCCAGGTTTCCTCCATCTTGCGCGCGAGCCCGATCAGCGCATGCGAACAAACCAGCATCGTGACCCGCGCCCGGTGCATCATCGCGACCTGCCGGTAGCGCGCATCGGCCGAGAGCGAGCCGAGGATGCGGATGCCGAGCCGGTCGAGCAGCGGCTTGATCTGCCAGAGCTCGCCGTTGAGATTGTAATCGCCGATGATGTTGATGTCGCACTCGGTGGTGCGCTCGGGCTCGACCGTGCCGATCACATGGCGATACATCATCTCGCCCGCGAGCTTGCAGCCGAGATTCTTCGAGCCTGCATAGCCCGGCACGTCGACCGGGATCGCGGGCGTGCCGAAGGCCTCGGTCGCGGCCTTGCAGACCGCCGCGATATCGTCGCCGATCATCGCGGTCACGCAGGTGGCATAGACGAAGATGGCGGGCGGGGCGTGGTTCTGGACGATCTCGCGGATCGCGGCGTAAAGCTTCTTCTCGCCCTTGCCCATGACGATGTCGAGCTCGGTCAGGTCAGTGGTGAATCCGGTCTTGTAGAGCATCGGCCCCGAGGAGGCCGAGCCGCGATTGTCCCAGGAATTGCCGCCGCAAGCGAGCGGCGCATGGACCAGATGGGCGACATCGACGATGGGTTGCAGGGTGATCATGGCGCCGTCGAAGGCGCACCCGCCCGCCGCGGCCCCCGGGGTCAGCGGCCTGGCGCAGCCCTTCTTGCGGGCCTCGGCCGGCTTGGCGCGGTTGGTGGCGCAGCCGGGCTCGTTGAAGGCTTCCTGCACGGTTTGCTTGAGCGCGTCGGACATCCGGGTCTCCCTGCTTCACGGGGAAAGAAGCAGGAAGCGTGCCAGGGCGCTGATTTCACGGCCGGGCGGGCGAAAAAGGCCAGCGTTTCAAGGGCGACCGAGGGCGTGTCATGGGTATTTGGGCCAAGAAGAAAAGGCGCGGCGGGGGCTTGAGCGTCGGGTTTTGTCGGGTCTCCGACAAGGGGCCTACATGCGGAAATGCTTGGACAGCTTCAGCCCCTGGCCCTGGTAGTTCGAGGCGATGCCCTGGCCGTAAAGCGCCTCGGGCCGGGCCGACATGCGTTCATAGACCAGACGGCCGACGATCTGGCCATGTTCCAGCACGAAGGGGGCCTCGTGGCAGCGCACCTCGAGCACGCCGCGCGAGCCATTGCCGCCGGCCGCGTCATGGCCGAAACCGGGATCGAAGAAGCCCGCGTAATGGACCCGGAATTCGCCCACCATGGCGAGATAGGGCGCCATCTCGGCAGCGTAATCGGGCGGGATATGCACCGCCTCGCGGCTGACGAGGATATAGAAGGCGCCCGGATCGAGGATGATCCGACCTGCATCCGAGCGGATCTCTTCCCAGAACTCGGCGGGGTCATGGGCGCCGATGCCGTCGAGATCGACGACGCCGGAATGGGGCTTGGCGCGATAGCCGACGAGATTGTCCGTGCCGGGCTTCAGATCGACCGAAAAGCCGAGCCCGCCATCGATCACCGCCGGGCCGCCCGAGACCAGCTGCGCCGTGTCGTCGAGCGCGCGCAGGTCGTCATCGGACAAGACCGCCTGTCCGGCGCGGAAGCGGATCTGGTTCAGCCGCTGGCCGGGCCGTACCAGCACCGAGAAGGAACGCGGGCAGATCTCGGCGTAAAGCGGGCCGCGATAGCCTGCGCGGATACGGTCGAACTCGACCCCGCCATCGGTGATGGTACGGGTCAGAAGATCGAGCCGCCCGGTCGAGCTCTTGGCATTGGCGACGGCCTGGATGCCCAGGGGCAGGGCGAGGCTCTCCATCAGCGGCACGACATAGACGCAGCCCTTTTCCAGCAC is part of the Rhodovulum sp. MB263 genome and encodes:
- the nifE gene encoding nitrogenase iron-molybdenum cofactor biosynthesis protein NifE, which produces MSDALKQTVQEAFNEPGCATNRAKPAEARKKGCARPLTPGAAAGGCAFDGAMITLQPIVDVAHLVHAPLACGGNSWDNRGSASSGPMLYKTGFTTDLTELDIVMGKGEKKLYAAIREIVQNHAPPAIFVYATCVTAMIGDDIAAVCKAATEAFGTPAIPVDVPGYAGSKNLGCKLAGEMMYRHVIGTVEPERTTECDINIIGDYNLNGELWQIKPLLDRLGIRILGSLSADARYRQVAMMHRARVTMLVCSHALIGLARKMEETWGIPFFEGSFYGISDTSQALRTMCRMLVERGAPADLIDRCEALIAEEEAGARAALAPYRPRVEGRRVLLYTGGHKSWSVVSALQELGIEVVGTSVRKATEADKARVVQIMGDETHMYENMAPKDMYATLKAAKADILMSGARSQFVALKARTPWIDVNQEKHEPYAGYMGMVDLVRAIDRSVNNPVWEEVRRPAPWEAARPATGLRLAATSQDPAPGPVNDPKDFEDC
- a CDS encoding 2'-deoxycytidine 5'-triphosphate deaminase — translated: MTAPGVLPAQEIRRLIETGAIGLSAPLDEGQVQPASLDLRLGPVAYRVRASFLAGEGRSVADRIADFRMHAIDLSQGAVLEKGCVYVVPLMESLALPLGIQAVANAKSSTGRLDLLTRTITDGGVEFDRIRAGYRGPLYAEICPRSFSVLVRPGQRLNQIRFRAGQAVLSDDDLRALDDTAQLVSGGPAVIDGGLGFSVDLKPGTDNLVGYRAKPHSGVVDLDGIGAHDPAEFWEEIRSDAGRIILDPGAFYILVSREAVHIPPDYAAEMAPYLAMVGEFRVHYAGFFDPGFGHDAAGGNGSRGVLEVRCHEAPFVLEHGQIVGRLVYERMSARPEALYGQGIASNYQGQGLKLSKHFRM